In Trichocoleus desertorum NBK24, the following are encoded in one genomic region:
- a CDS encoding type II toxin-antitoxin system VapC family toxin, whose product MPEILTDTSALIAFFVKSERHHAAVRQYVLQNPAIRWIILSSVFDETVTWLRTKVSTKSSIEIGRVLREEHRYVVLTETDDAAIWEVFCRYDDKRWSYTDCSLLVMSQRLGVPQVLAFDEHIRQMAGLGVICVP is encoded by the coding sequence ATGCCTGAAATTCTCACTGACACTTCGGCCTTAATTGCCTTTTTTGTAAAATCAGAACGGCATCATGCAGCGGTTCGTCAATATGTTTTGCAAAATCCAGCAATTCGCTGGATCATTCTGTCTTCTGTGTTTGATGAAACAGTAACTTGGCTCCGAACCAAGGTTTCCACTAAAAGCTCAATTGAAATTGGGCGGGTCTTACGAGAAGAACATCGCTATGTTGTATTGACGGAAACCGACGATGCAGCGATTTGGGAAGTTTTCTGCCGCTACGATGATAAACGCTGGAGCTATACCGATTGCTCGTTATTGGTGATGTCTCAGCGTCTAGGAGTACCACAAGTCCTAGCTTTTGATGAGCATATTCGGCAAATGGCTGGGTTGGGTGTGATTTGTGTACCTTGA
- a CDS encoding PspA/IM30 family protein: MGQLFDRISRVARAELNSSKGNYEKDYLNGGAALIAGGAVAGASIGKVGILAGGAGYSLGAAPLAAAGALTGAALYEALRSLLENDASSASAAAIGAATGAATSAAIGGVGVAVGGSAIGVGMASMAAGGAVVGLGLVGLNRLLQQGTDPEKLLDSAIAQMEADARDARQAAINAIASQKRLQQQYEQAQAEVNKWQRRAHLALQKGDEYLAREALIRKKTHTRTLSSLKSQLNQESPSVKNLKQNLILLEAKISEAKIMETVLKARIATTKVNEQLQSTVGQIGTNSAMGTFERMEEKVLQIAARSQAAELVGSSLEEQFARLEAGSDVDDELAAMKAQLLGYPQQSQSQFPDSEPSNSLSSNALVDAELEDLKRQLDSLDA; the protein is encoded by the coding sequence GTGGGGCAGTTATTCGATCGCATAAGCCGTGTAGCCCGAGCTGAGCTGAACTCTAGTAAAGGTAATTACGAGAAAGATTACTTGAATGGAGGAGCTGCCTTAATTGCTGGTGGAGCAGTTGCAGGTGCTTCGATTGGCAAGGTTGGAATCTTGGCAGGTGGGGCAGGCTACAGCCTGGGTGCGGCTCCACTCGCTGCTGCTGGTGCGTTGACAGGTGCCGCTCTTTATGAAGCGTTGCGATCGCTTCTTGAAAACGATGCTTCCTCTGCTAGTGCTGCGGCGATCGGAGCAGCGACAGGTGCAGCCACTTCAGCAGCGATCGGAGGCGTGGGTGTAGCGGTTGGTGGCAGTGCGATTGGGGTTGGAATGGCTTCAATGGCGGCAGGTGGAGCCGTGGTTGGTTTGGGTCTAGTAGGATTAAATCGTCTGCTTCAACAAGGCACTGATCCAGAAAAGCTTCTGGATAGTGCGATCGCGCAAATGGAAGCAGACGCACGGGATGCACGGCAAGCAGCCATCAATGCAATTGCTAGCCAAAAGCGACTTCAGCAACAGTACGAACAGGCACAGGCGGAAGTTAATAAATGGCAACGACGGGCACACTTGGCCCTGCAAAAAGGAGATGAGTATCTGGCACGGGAAGCGCTGATTCGCAAGAAAACGCACACTAGAACTCTTAGCAGCCTGAAATCTCAGCTCAATCAAGAATCACCTTCGGTTAAGAACCTCAAGCAGAATCTAATACTTCTAGAAGCCAAAATCTCTGAAGCAAAAATAATGGAAACCGTCTTGAAGGCTCGGATTGCGACTACTAAGGTAAATGAGCAACTGCAAAGCACAGTAGGTCAGATAGGTACCAATAGTGCAATGGGTACTTTTGAGCGCATGGAAGAAAAAGTACTGCAAATAGCAGCGCGATCGCAGGCAGCGGAATTGGTCGGTAGTAGCTTAGAAGAGCAATTTGCCAGACTAGAGGCAGGTAGTGATGTTGATGACGAACTGGCAGCAATGAAAGCACAGTTACTCGGCTATCCCCAACAATCTCAGTCACAGTTTCCTGATTCTGAACCCTCAAATAGTCTTTCTAGCAATGCATTAGTTGATGCGGAACTGGAGGATTTGAAACGACAGCTTGATTCGCTTGATGCCTAA